CTCACATCCTCATCAGATTCCACTCCCGTGGGAGTACCTCCATCTATCACTCCTAGTATCCCCCTTCCATCGCCCACATCAGCCACTACAACCTTCAACGGGTTAGCCGTAGCCGCGTAAAGGGTAACCATCTCCGGTAACTGCTTCAGGCGGGGAAGGACGTTTATGGGCCAAGCATCTTTAATGATTATGACCAAGCAATGGCCCGCGGCTATCTTCTTGGCCCTCTCTACAGCTTCCTCGATCAGCTCGGGGTCGTTACC
Above is a window of Thermoproteota archaeon DNA encoding:
- a CDS encoding adenosine-specific kinase, translated to MDLKLEVVDVTPPEGTNIIIATSHFIKTVEDVYEALADSCSSIKFGFAFCESSGPRLIRKAGNDPELIEEAVERAKKIAAGHCLVIIIKDAWPINVLPRLKQLPEMVTLYAATANPLKVVVADVGDGRGILGVIDGGTPTGVESDEDV